The following coding sequences are from one Deinococcus aerius window:
- a CDS encoding metallophosphoesterase family protein, whose translation MIRLAVLADLHANLEATLAVHADVRRRGITELWVLGDLVGKGPRPKEVVEWTQAYATRVIQGNWDARVAGATNRPQDLWPRSKLSPAALAYLAGLPYGIEEQFGGAWWRFVHASSKGLFHRLYPHSSLAEQLDAYAPNPQFALHQHADALVYADVHETLMLDVEGRPLINTGSVGNPLDSTLPSYLILEFDPQSPAHSATFVRLTYNRDAEIAAAEASGMPFTREYIAELLTGAYQKRRARTGE comes from the coding sequence ATGATCCGGCTCGCCGTTCTCGCGGACCTGCACGCCAATCTGGAGGCGACGCTGGCCGTACACGCGGACGTGCGCAGGCGGGGGATTACGGAACTGTGGGTGCTGGGCGACCTGGTCGGCAAGGGGCCGCGCCCGAAGGAAGTCGTCGAGTGGACCCAGGCCTACGCCACGCGCGTTATCCAGGGCAACTGGGACGCCCGGGTCGCGGGGGCCACCAACCGCCCCCAGGACCTCTGGCCGCGCTCCAAGCTCTCCCCGGCGGCCCTGGCCTACCTGGCGGGCCTCCCCTACGGCATCGAGGAGCAGTTCGGCGGCGCGTGGTGGCGATTTGTCCACGCCAGTTCCAAGGGCCTCTTTCACCGCCTGTACCCGCACTCCAGCCTGGCCGAGCAGCTCGACGCCTACGCCCCCAACCCCCAGTTCGCCCTGCACCAGCACGCCGACGCCCTCGTGTACGCCGACGTGCACGAGACGCTGATGCTCGACGTGGAGGGCCGCCCCCTCATCAACACGGGCTCGGTCGGCAATCCCCTCGACAGCACGCTTCCCAGCTACCTCATCCTGGAGTTCGACCCGCAGAGCCCCGCCCACAGCGCCACCTTCGTCCGCCTGACCTACAACCGCGACGCGGAGATCGCCGCCGCCGAGGCGAGCGGGATGCCCTTTACCCGCGAGTACATAGCGGAACTCTTGACGGGGGCGTACCAGAAACGGCGGGCGCGGACGGGGGAGTAG
- a CDS encoding aminoglycoside phosphotransferase family protein, giving the protein MSAELPLDHAALLRVLGSAYGLELDTVTFLPGGTAPAYRVEGAEGCVFVKVLPGTAYGAEVRERILAEVPLLRALRRLGILPRVPRPVPTRSGANLSHLEDSSLVVHEWIEGTNLGAEWTGAMDELAPLLGRLHAGTGAITAAVPRLPVPPEDFGLPFEEGLRRDLELLRGGLPGTRPGVRALRDLLLPYEPVLERLLAQARAFQAAARARPRPFAVCHTDAHGGNVMRDPGGNLWIIDWETARLAPPEHDLWMLHARLPEVLPAYEAAAGRSADLDPDVLGFYFCRRALEDVALDVTMILHQNTRPEQDEANLTVLERFILPSVAATEGELEALLAALGGG; this is encoded by the coding sequence ATGAGCGCCGAACTCCCCCTCGACCACGCGGCCCTTCTGCGGGTCCTGGGGTCGGCCTATGGCCTGGAGCTGGATACAGTCACGTTCCTGCCCGGAGGGACGGCCCCCGCCTACCGGGTCGAGGGGGCGGAGGGGTGCGTCTTCGTCAAGGTGCTGCCGGGGACGGCTTACGGCGCTGAGGTCAGGGAGCGAATTTTGGCGGAGGTGCCGCTCCTGCGCGCGCTGCGGCGGCTGGGCATCCTGCCCCGCGTGCCCCGCCCCGTGCCGACCCGCTCGGGGGCCAACCTCTCCCACCTGGAGGACTCCTCGCTCGTGGTCCACGAGTGGATTGAGGGAACCAACCTGGGGGCGGAGTGGACAGGGGCCATGGATGAACTCGCGCCCCTTCTCGGTCGCCTGCACGCCGGGACGGGGGCGATCACGGCGGCGGTCCCGCGCCTGCCGGTGCCCCCGGAGGATTTCGGTCTGCCCTTCGAGGAGGGGCTGCGGCGCGACCTGGAGCTTTTGCGGGGGGGCCTGCCCGGCACGAGACCCGGAGTCCGCGCCCTCCGTGACCTCCTGCTTCCCTATGAACCTGTCCTCGAACGCCTCCTGGCACAGGCCCGGGCCTTTCAGGCTGCCGCCCGTGCCCGTCCCCGCCCCTTCGCTGTATGCCACACCGACGCACATGGCGGCAACGTGATGCGGGACCCGGGCGGCAATCTCTGGATCATCGACTGGGAGACGGCCCGGCTCGCGCCGCCCGAACACGACTTGTGGATGCTGCACGCCCGGCTGCCGGAAGTCCTGCCCGCCTACGAGGCCGCCGCAGGTCGAAGCGCGGATCTCGACCCCGACGTGCTGGGCTTTTACTTCTGCCGCCGCGCCCTGGAGGACGTGGCCCTGGACGTGACCATGATCCTGCACCAGAACACCAGGCCGGAGCAGGACGAGGCCAACCTCACCGTCCTGGAGCGGTTCATCCTTCCCAGCGTCGCCGCAACGGAGGGGGAGTTGGAGGCCCTGCTGGCAGCGTTGGGCGGCGGGTAG
- a CDS encoding DR2241 family protein translates to MLVSRGSRRAICSWRSRWSKNMENLLWGWGLDHAPDRGRNALTIGGPPGAGVRAHFTRVHGRGGAPEGERWDNRARGPLLDCPHMRSLVLIGHGSHLNGESAGAVYRYAELLRERGLYDEVVEGYWKEEPSLRQVLKTTRSTDVTVIPMFISEGYFTETVIPRELGLGHQGPVPPEGIARVLGGRTVRYTLPYGVHPSMNEVILARAREVLPDLSAADTALIVLGHGTTRNENSNRVIYRNAELLRNSGQFAEVHALFLDEDPKVGTWPEVVQAPRVVVVPFFASEGWHTLETIPEDMGLTGTVTCFPENPHGPQTVYYAKPVGTHPAVADVVLHLAEEARGAQGRGGDEDRAHAETWNAFLNLAREGMRLGEALITPHAGMFELRHALDEGRPADDLTTVVTPEGLRDLTRRDEGGHHRPVHTFRNLPRGWRAVLSEADLPRGVHNLYPTVVEEGYAHHRHTLRPTPWPTTARRQTGIYAKVQRATPEQVEAVARDVCSGCLKTRLWAGEKLGRTFFAGVPGAIPCPEACTYFIAEVREEVSGKRGQAAQGHED, encoded by the coding sequence ATGTTGGTGTCGCGCGGGTCGAGGCGGGCCATCTGCTCGTGGCGGTCGCGTTGGTCGAAGAACATGGAAAACCTCCTGTGGGGATGGGGTCTGGACCACGCGCCAGACCGGGGGCGAAACGCCCTCACCATAGGCGGGCCCCCCGGGGCAGGCGTGAGGGCACACTTCACGCGGGTTCATGGCCGAGGTGGCGCCCCTGAGGGCGAGAGGTGGGACAATCGCGCGCGTGGGCCGCTGCTAGATTGCCCGCATATGCGTTCTCTCGTCCTGATCGGTCACGGCTCACACCTCAACGGCGAGTCGGCGGGCGCGGTCTACCGCTACGCGGAGCTGCTGCGGGAGCGCGGCCTGTACGACGAGGTCGTGGAGGGGTACTGGAAGGAGGAGCCGTCGCTGCGCCAGGTCCTCAAGACCACCCGCTCCACCGACGTGACGGTGATCCCCATGTTCATCTCGGAGGGCTACTTCACCGAGACGGTCATCCCCCGCGAACTCGGCCTGGGCCACCAGGGGCCGGTGCCGCCCGAGGGGATCGCGCGGGTGCTCGGCGGGCGAACGGTGCGCTACACCCTGCCCTACGGCGTCCATCCCTCCATGAACGAGGTCATCCTGGCCCGGGCGCGCGAGGTGCTGCCCGACCTCAGCGCCGCCGACACCGCCCTCATCGTGCTGGGCCACGGCACCACCCGCAACGAGAACTCCAACCGGGTGATCTACCGCAACGCCGAGCTGCTGCGGAACTCCGGGCAGTTCGCGGAAGTCCACGCCCTCTTCCTGGACGAGGACCCCAAGGTGGGCACCTGGCCGGAGGTGGTCCAGGCCCCCCGCGTGGTCGTCGTCCCCTTCTTCGCCTCGGAGGGCTGGCACACCCTGGAGACCATCCCCGAGGACATGGGCCTGACGGGGACGGTGACGTGTTTTCCCGAGAATCCCCACGGCCCCCAGACCGTGTACTACGCCAAACCGGTGGGCACCCACCCCGCCGTGGCCGACGTGGTCCTGCACCTCGCCGAGGAGGCGCGCGGGGCGCAAGGGCGGGGCGGCGACGAGGACCGGGCGCACGCGGAGACCTGGAACGCCTTCCTGAACCTGGCCCGCGAGGGGATGCGGCTGGGTGAGGCCCTGATCACGCCCCACGCGGGCATGTTCGAGCTGCGCCACGCCCTCGACGAGGGCCGGCCGGCCGACGACCTCACCACCGTCGTCACGCCCGAGGGGCTGCGCGACCTGACCCGCCGCGACGAGGGCGGGCACCACCGCCCGGTCCACACCTTCCGCAACCTGCCGCGCGGCTGGCGGGCCGTGCTGTCGGAGGCCGACCTGCCGCGCGGGGTCCACAACCTCTACCCCACCGTGGTCGAGGAGGGGTACGCCCACCACCGCCACACCCTGCGCCCCACCCCCTGGCCCACGACCGCCCGGCGCCAGACCGGCATCTACGCCAAGGTGCAGCGGGCCACCCCCGAGCAGGTCGAGGCCGTGGCGCGGGACGTGTGCAGCGGCTGCCTCAAGACCCGCTTGTGGGCCGGGGAGAAGCTGGGCCGCACCTTCTTCGCGGGGGTGCCCGGCGCCATCCCCTGCCCCGAGGCCTGCACCTACTTCATCGCCGAGGTGCGTGAGGAGGTCAGCGGGAAGCGCGGCCAGGCGGCCCAGGGGCACGAGGACTGA
- a CDS encoding M20/M25/M40 family metallo-hydrolase — protein sequence MPLSYLARIAQTPAPTFEEGERADLMARLWEDLGYETARDEVGNVLTRLTPPGTEGKPALLLAAHLDTVFARGTDVRVREERGRLIGPGVGDNSASLAVVTALLRDLRGHEGRLRRPLWVAANVGEEGLGDLRGAKHLLARHRERLGAFIAVDGYLGVAVTRAVGVRRYRAIFLGPGGHSWGDQAPSALHALGVAIHDLYALPRPVSPRTTLNVGLASGGTSVNSIAGSAELLLDLRSLDPEALDELDTRAQGALHAAARQAGVSLRLERVGDRPGGDLRSQPLLDLAREAAREVHTDLRLASSSTDANAAAPHGLPAIALGVYRGGNAHREDEWVQASSLGPGLRFLRRVVDLYQRRPLG from the coding sequence ATGCCCCTGTCGTACCTCGCGCGCATCGCCCAGACGCCCGCCCCCACCTTCGAGGAGGGGGAGCGGGCCGACCTGATGGCGCGGCTGTGGGAGGACCTCGGCTACGAGACGGCCCGCGACGAGGTGGGCAATGTCCTGACCCGCCTCACGCCCCCCGGAACGGAGGGCAAACCCGCCCTGCTCCTCGCCGCGCACCTCGACACCGTGTTCGCGCGCGGCACCGACGTGAGGGTGCGCGAGGAACGCGGGCGGCTAATCGGGCCGGGCGTGGGCGACAACAGCGCCAGCCTGGCGGTCGTCACGGCCCTGCTGCGCGACCTGCGCGGCCACGAGGGGAGGCTGCGCCGCCCGCTGTGGGTCGCCGCCAACGTGGGCGAGGAGGGGCTGGGCGACCTGCGCGGGGCCAAGCACCTCCTCGCCCGGCACCGCGAGCGGCTGGGGGCCTTTATCGCCGTGGACGGCTACCTGGGGGTGGCGGTGACCCGGGCGGTGGGCGTGCGGCGCTACCGGGCCATCTTTCTGGGACCGGGGGGCCACTCCTGGGGCGACCAGGCCCCCAGCGCCCTGCACGCCCTCGGGGTGGCGATCCACGACCTGTACGCGCTGCCCCGACCGGTCTCGCCGCGCACCACGCTGAACGTGGGCCTGGCCTCCGGGGGCACGAGCGTCAACTCCATCGCGGGGAGCGCCGAGCTGCTGCTCGACCTGCGCTCGCTCGACCCGGAGGCCCTCGACGAACTCGACACCCGGGCGCAGGGGGCCCTGCACGCCGCCGCCCGCCAGGCCGGGGTCAGCCTGCGGCTGGAGCGCGTCGGCGACCGGCCCGGCGGCGACCTGCGCTCGCAGCCCCTCCTCGACCTCGCGCGGGAGGCGGCCCGGGAGGTCCACACCGACCTGCGCCTGGCGTCGAGCAGCACCGACGCGAACGCCGCCGCCCCCCACGGCCTCCCCGCCATCGCCTTGGGCGTCTACCGCGGCGGCAACGCCCACCGCGAGGACGAGTGGGTGCAGGCGAGCAGCTTGGGTCCGGGCCTGCGCTTCCTGCGCCGGGTGGTGGACCTGTACCAGCGCCGCCCGCTGGGGTAG
- a CDS encoding VC0807 family protein, with amino-acid sequence MTAPQTPRPAASPKPRPGIPKTVWDLVFTLVIPILILSPNMLGSGISVAELLGGGTAGNIRAYLIAALIPVAYVLIDLFVNRNVSPVALIGGAGAIFSGALAFWYVDGFWYAIKDSARSYLTGVLFLLSALTSVPLFRVFLDAASIGEKPEDRAATQQAMRDPVVHRGLVLGTVAFAVVDLIGGVVNSIVNYGRVTAKFGTDAFNAQVAEVNAIMRVPGMVISLIGVALAIWLVQSAVRRRYGAGASLLEPSKLAARMRERGEVGA; translated from the coding sequence ATGACCGCCCCGCAGACTCCCCGCCCCGCTGCCTCTCCCAAACCCCGCCCGGGCATCCCCAAAACCGTCTGGGACCTCGTCTTCACCCTCGTCATCCCCATCCTGATCCTGAGCCCGAACATGCTGGGGAGCGGGATCAGCGTGGCGGAACTGCTGGGCGGGGGCACGGCGGGCAATATCCGGGCGTACCTGATCGCCGCGCTGATCCCCGTCGCGTACGTGCTGATCGACCTGTTCGTGAACCGCAACGTCAGCCCGGTCGCCCTGATCGGCGGGGCGGGGGCGATCTTCTCCGGCGCGCTCGCCTTCTGGTATGTGGACGGCTTCTGGTACGCGATCAAGGACAGCGCCCGCTCCTACCTGACGGGGGTGCTGTTCCTGCTCAGCGCCCTGACGAGCGTGCCCCTCTTCCGCGTCTTTCTGGACGCCGCCAGCATCGGCGAGAAGCCGGAGGACCGGGCAGCCACCCAGCAGGCCATGCGCGACCCCGTCGTTCACCGGGGCCTCGTGCTGGGCACCGTCGCCTTCGCCGTCGTGGACCTCATCGGCGGCGTGGTGAACAGCATCGTGAACTACGGGCGCGTGACCGCCAAGTTCGGTACCGACGCCTTCAACGCCCAGGTCGCCGAGGTCAACGCCATCATGCGCGTGCCCGGCATGGTCATCAGCCTGATCGGGGTGGCCCTCGCCATCTGGCTCGTGCAGTCCGCCGTGAGGCGCCGCTACGGGGCCGGGGCGAGCCTCCTGGAGCCCTCGAAGCTGGCGGCGAGGATGCGGGAGCGGGGGGAAGTGGGCGCATGA
- a CDS encoding S41 family peptidase has product MTATPRRVPALRPSAQRVSTLLAATALLTSGLFGPGTLAQTGTLPSPAQAIYDEVNLLLQGEYGGLSTVDRPALTREYQGRLDAACAPEPTTCPAEKAYPVLEAEITALGDEHSFFQTPEDFQDFVASATGGNRRQFGVKLAKLDGESRVVLEVVPQSAAEEAGLMRGDLLVSLDGKPYTYEALRQARVDGRTISLGLERAGQSLTVSLTSRDSSTRDLPRLSFAGAGNNVAVLRIPTFLAGGGVAQRVHDLVAEARTRGAQGMIVDLRGNTGGSLAECDSSVGAFVPTFVRVARGPEGDSRTLVSRGARVEDGRSAGGVRNPQLWTGPLAVLVDEGSASCSEFFAYEVQYAARGPIIGETTAGVGNTATRIFPVGQDAALQLTILHYAKPDGTPYPVRVTPNQLRDQTEEDTRLLTRGQDTLLNLGVQALATAPTITQDRRLP; this is encoded by the coding sequence ATGACTGCCACCCCGCGCCGCGTCCCGGCTCTTCGCCCGTCGGCCCAACGTGTGTCCACCCTGCTTGCCGCCACGGCCCTGCTCACGTCCGGGCTGTTCGGCCCCGGCACGCTCGCGCAGACGGGGACGCTCCCGTCGCCCGCGCAGGCGATCTACGACGAGGTGAACCTGCTGCTGCAGGGCGAGTACGGGGGGCTGTCCACGGTGGACCGCCCGGCCCTGACGCGCGAGTACCAGGGGCGGCTGGACGCGGCGTGCGCCCCCGAGCCCACGACCTGCCCGGCCGAAAAGGCCTACCCGGTGCTGGAGGCCGAGATCACGGCGCTGGGCGACGAACACAGCTTCTTCCAGACGCCCGAGGACTTCCAGGATTTCGTGGCGAGCGCGACGGGCGGCAACCGGCGGCAGTTCGGGGTGAAGCTGGCGAAGCTCGACGGCGAGAGCCGGGTGGTGCTGGAGGTCGTGCCCCAGAGCGCCGCCGAGGAGGCGGGCCTGATGCGCGGGGACCTGCTCGTCAGTCTGGACGGCAAACCCTACACCTACGAGGCGCTGCGGCAGGCCCGGGTGGACGGGCGGACGATCTCGCTGGGGCTGGAGCGGGCCGGGCAATCCCTCACGGTGAGCCTCACGTCGCGCGACAGCAGCACCCGCGACCTGCCGCGGCTGAGTTTTGCGGGGGCGGGGAACAACGTGGCGGTGCTGCGGATTCCCACCTTCCTGGCGGGCGGCGGGGTGGCGCAGCGGGTCCACGACCTCGTTGCGGAGGCGCGGACGCGCGGGGCGCAGGGCATGATCGTGGACCTGCGCGGCAACACGGGCGGCAGCCTGGCCGAGTGTGACAGCTCGGTGGGCGCCTTTGTCCCCACCTTCGTGCGGGTGGCCCGCGGCCCCGAGGGCGATTCCCGAACGCTCGTGAGCCGGGGCGCCCGGGTGGAGGACGGCCGGAGTGCCGGGGGCGTGCGCAACCCGCAGCTCTGGACCGGGCCGCTCGCCGTGCTGGTGGACGAGGGCAGCGCGTCGTGCAGCGAGTTCTTCGCCTACGAGGTGCAGTACGCCGCGCGCGGCCCGATCATCGGCGAGACGACGGCGGGCGTGGGCAACACCGCGACCCGCATCTTCCCGGTCGGGCAGGACGCCGCGCTGCAACTCACCATCCTGCACTACGCCAAACCCGACGGCACGCCCTACCCGGTGCGCGTGACCCCCAACCAGCTCCGCGACCAGACCGAGGAGGACACTCGGCTCCTCACCCGCGGGCAGGACACCCTGCTCAACCTCGGCGTGCAGGCGCTCGCCACCGCCCCCACGATCACCCAGGACCGCAGGCTGCCCTGA
- a CDS encoding MFS transporter, whose protein sequence is MWGGFFAVIPLVTVHFVDGLGWAAASVGLVLGLRQLTQQGLTVFGGAWADRIGAKPLILAGCLIRTLGFIWMGFAGNLPVLLAASILAGIGGGLFDAPKNAAITTVTAPEHRARMFSLTSISGNLGMVTGPLIGAWLIGVGFRTAAVAAGSVYLLACAVLALTLPHIRPERAASGLAGLRAAALDRRFRRFTLVLVGYFLLSTQLNVAVTLKAVSLAGPGATGPLYGLSAGLAVVLQYPLLRFVERRVRTRVALVAAVLTVGLSLGLMGLAATFGQLLACVALYSLGTMLVYPTQQTLTARLAPPGLTGSYFGFSAISLGLGGAVGNLVGGVLIDLGARLGVPLLPWLTLMGVGVLTALGLRWALKEVPTREQVERAQA, encoded by the coding sequence ATGTGGGGCGGGTTCTTCGCGGTGATCCCGCTCGTGACGGTGCATTTCGTGGACGGGCTGGGGTGGGCGGCGGCGAGCGTGGGGCTGGTGCTCGGGCTGCGGCAACTCACCCAGCAGGGCCTGACGGTGTTCGGCGGCGCGTGGGCCGACCGCATCGGCGCCAAGCCGCTCATCTTGGCGGGGTGCCTGATCCGCACGCTGGGCTTCATCTGGATGGGCTTCGCGGGGAACCTCCCCGTGCTGCTCGCCGCGTCCATCCTGGCGGGGATCGGGGGCGGCCTGTTCGACGCCCCGAAAAACGCGGCCATCACCACCGTAACCGCCCCGGAACACCGCGCGCGGATGTTCAGCCTGACCTCCATCTCGGGGAACCTGGGCATGGTGACGGGCCCGCTGATCGGCGCGTGGCTCATCGGCGTGGGTTTCCGAACGGCGGCGGTCGCGGCGGGGAGCGTGTATCTGCTCGCCTGCGCGGTGCTGGCCCTGACCCTGCCCCACATCCGCCCCGAGCGGGCGGCGAGCGGTCTCGCCGGGCTGAGGGCCGCCGCCCTGGACCGCCGCTTCCGGCGCTTCACCCTGGTGCTCGTGGGGTACTTCCTGCTCAGCACCCAGCTCAACGTGGCGGTCACCCTCAAGGCGGTCTCCCTGGCGGGGCCGGGGGCGACGGGGCCGCTGTACGGCCTCTCGGCGGGGCTGGCGGTCGTGCTGCAATATCCCCTGCTGCGGTTCGTGGAGCGGCGGGTGCGGACACGGGTGGCGCTGGTCGCCGCCGTCCTCACCGTGGGCCTGAGCCTGGGTCTGATGGGGCTGGCGGCGACCTTCGGGCAACTGCTCGCCTGCGTGGCCCTGTACAGCCTGGGCACCATGCTGGTGTACCCCACCCAGCAGACGCTGACCGCGCGGCTGGCCCCCCCCGGCCTGACGGGGAGCTACTTCGGCTTCTCGGCGATCAGCCTGGGGCTGGGGGGTGCGGTGGGCAACCTGGTGGGTGGGGTGCTGATCGACCTGGGGGCACGATTGGGTGTGCCGCTGCTCCCCTGGCTGACCCTGATGGGGGTGGGCGTGCTGACCGCCCTGGGCCTGCGCTGGGCGCTGAAAGAGGTGCCGACCCGCGAGCAGGTGGAGCGGGCGCAGGCTTGA
- a CDS encoding DUF4142 domain-containing protein: MLRRPAVFLVPLVLASCAPSMMAPNASTIDGLFLQANTGSNLFEIQTSQVALGKSSNEAVRAYAQRMISEHTTAQNQVNALAAARGVPLPKVLPPELQIKVSTLSTLSGAAFDTAYLNEQVVGHQATLSVLLNEQTAGQDAAVVALAAHLQPIVTDHLAQAQALGGTAPSAPAPAAPPPSAP, translated from the coding sequence ATGCTGAGACGACCCGCCGTGTTCCTCGTTCCCCTCGTTCTCGCCTCGTGCGCGCCGTCCATGATGGCGCCGAATGCCAGCACCATCGACGGCCTGTTCCTGCAAGCCAACACCGGCAGCAACCTCTTCGAGATTCAGACCTCTCAGGTGGCGCTGGGCAAGTCGAGCAACGAGGCGGTGCGCGCCTATGCCCAGCGCATGATCAGCGAACACACGACGGCACAGAACCAGGTCAACGCCCTGGCCGCCGCCCGCGGTGTGCCGCTGCCCAAGGTGCTGCCGCCCGAACTCCAGATCAAGGTCAGCACCCTGAGTACCCTGAGCGGCGCGGCCTTCGACACGGCCTACCTCAACGAGCAGGTGGTGGGTCATCAGGCGACCCTCAGCGTCCTGCTCAACGAGCAGACGGCCGGGCAGGACGCGGCGGTGGTGGCCCTCGCGGCCCATCTCCAGCCCATCGTCACCGACCACCTGGCGCAGGCGCAGGCGCTGGGCGGAACGGCCCCCTCCGCCCCGGCCCCGGCTGCCCCGCCACCCTCCGCCCCCTGA
- a CDS encoding amino acid transporter yields the protein MPSPVHSARPRSAFTRWFLETADPPEREGFYEDEKVARARQHTHPWWQVMCLTGVDYFSSLGYAPGIAFLAAGALSPVATLVLVLVTLLCALPMYRRVAYESPHGDGSLSMLERLLAYWPSKLLVLALLGFVATGFVITITLSAADAAAHLIENPLLKAALSGKQVIITLGLITLLGAVFLKGFKEAIGIAVALVALYLGLNVILIGRGLLEVVTHSSLVGDWWSGLRQTYLSPLALIGAALLVFPRLALGMSGFETGVVVMPLVRGDPGDAPERPLGRIRNARLLLTTAATIMSVLLLSSSVVSTLLTPKAAFWPAITYTHNVNAADLAAGRAILNVPLDDPANPRVVHTLELPPGRTGTFTVSVPAGGTTVPLTVAVTPLPGSGADSVTVTKPAGEANGRALAYLAHRTLGEGFGSLYDLSTILILWFAGASAMAGLLNIVPRYLPRYGMAPEWARATRPLVVIFTGICFLVTILFRASVDAQGGAYATGVLALMTSAAVAVFLTEVRRGHRVASVLFGLISIIFIYTISVTILGRPEGLYIALLFVAAILAISVASRVSRSTELRVQQVVFDGEAERLMQETRQRGLPVRFIANRLNAGDTTEYRLKELEVRLDTHLPQGEPALFLEVEVTDPSNFSDTVTVTGVRVGRHAILRARGNSVPNTIAAVLLHVRDLTGVPPHVYFEWSEKGPAGNALRFLLAGEGDIPPLTHEILRVAEQDQTRRPVVHVGG from the coding sequence ATGCCCTCTCCGGTGCATTCCGCGCGGCCCCGCAGCGCCTTTACCCGCTGGTTTCTCGAGACGGCCGACCCGCCCGAGCGCGAGGGCTTCTACGAGGACGAGAAGGTGGCCCGGGCGCGGCAGCACACCCACCCCTGGTGGCAGGTCATGTGCCTGACGGGCGTGGACTACTTCTCCAGCCTGGGGTACGCGCCGGGCATCGCCTTTCTCGCGGCGGGGGCCCTCTCGCCGGTGGCGACGCTGGTGCTCGTGCTCGTGACCCTGCTGTGCGCCCTGCCCATGTACCGCCGGGTCGCCTACGAGAGCCCCCACGGGGACGGCTCGCTGAGCATGCTCGAACGGCTGCTCGCCTACTGGCCCAGCAAGCTGCTCGTGCTCGCCCTGCTGGGCTTCGTCGCCACGGGCTTTGTCATCACCATCACCCTGTCGGCGGCGGACGCGGCGGCACACCTCATCGAGAACCCGCTGCTCAAGGCGGCCCTGAGCGGCAAGCAGGTCATCATCACGCTGGGGCTGATCACGCTGCTGGGCGCGGTGTTTCTCAAGGGCTTCAAGGAGGCCATCGGGATCGCGGTCGCGCTGGTCGCGCTGTACCTGGGGCTGAACGTGATTCTGATCGGGCGCGGGCTGCTGGAGGTCGTGACGCACTCCAGCCTGGTGGGCGACTGGTGGAGCGGCCTGCGGCAGACCTACCTCTCGCCCCTGGCGCTGATCGGGGCGGCGCTGCTGGTGTTTCCCCGGCTGGCGCTGGGCATGAGCGGCTTCGAGACCGGCGTGGTCGTGATGCCCCTCGTGCGCGGCGACCCGGGAGACGCCCCCGAGCGGCCCCTCGGACGCATCCGCAATGCCCGGCTGCTGCTGACGACCGCCGCCACGATCATGAGCGTGCTGCTGCTCAGCTCCTCGGTGGTGAGCACGCTGCTCACGCCCAAAGCGGCGTTCTGGCCCGCGATCACCTACACCCACAACGTCAATGCCGCCGACCTCGCGGCGGGCCGCGCCATCCTCAACGTTCCCCTCGACGACCCCGCCAACCCGCGGGTGGTCCACACCCTGGAGCTGCCCCCCGGGCGCACCGGCACCTTCACCGTCTCCGTCCCGGCGGGGGGCACCACCGTGCCGCTCACGGTCGCGGTGACCCCACTGCCCGGCTCCGGGGCCGATAGCGTGACCGTCACCAAGCCCGCCGGGGAGGCGAACGGTCGCGCCCTGGCCTACCTCGCGCACCGCACCCTGGGCGAGGGCTTCGGCAGCCTGTACGACCTCTCGACCATCCTGATCCTGTGGTTTGCGGGAGCGTCGGCGATGGCGGGCCTGCTGAACATCGTGCCGCGCTACCTGCCCCGTTACGGCATGGCGCCGGAGTGGGCCCGCGCCACCCGGCCCCTGGTGGTGATCTTCACCGGCATCTGCTTCCTGGTCACAATCCTCTTTCGTGCCAGCGTGGACGCCCAGGGCGGGGCCTATGCGACCGGCGTGCTCGCCCTGATGACCTCGGCGGCGGTGGCGGTGTTCCTCACCGAGGTGCGGCGGGGGCACCGGGTCGCCTCCGTCCTGTTCGGCCTGATCAGCATCATTTTCATCTACACCATCAGCGTCACCATCCTGGGGCGCCCCGAGGGTCTGTACATCGCCCTGCTGTTCGTCGCGGCGATCCTGGCGATCAGCGTGGCCTCGCGCGTGAGCCGCTCGACCGAGCTGCGCGTGCAGCAGGTCGTGTTCGACGGGGAGGCCGAGCGCCTGATGCAGGAGACCCGCCAGCGCGGCCTCCCCGTGCGCTTCATCGCCAACCGCCTGAACGCCGGGGACACCACCGAGTACCGCCTCAAGGAGCTGGAGGTCCGGCTGGACACCCACCTCCCGCAGGGCGAACCCGCCCTCTTCCTGGAGGTGGAGGTCACCGACCCCAGCAACTTCAGCGACACCGTGACCGTGACGGGCGTGCGGGTGGGCCGCCACGCGATCCTGCGCGCCCGGGGCAACAGCGTGCCCAACACCATCGCCGCCGTGCTGCTGCACGTGCGCGACCTGACGGGCGTGCCCCCCCACGTGTACTTCGAGTGGAGCGAGAAGGGCCCCGCCGGAAACGCCCTGCGCTTCCTGCTGGCCGGTGAGGGCGACATCCCGCCGCTGACGCACGAGATCCTGCGCGTGGCCGAGCAGGACCAGACCCGGAGGCCGGTGGTGCACGTGGGCGGGTAG